ATCCTCGCCGGTATAGCCGTCACCGCGGGTGCTGCCGGCGGAAAAGGTACCCTGATCGTAGACCAGCTCCATCGCCAGGCCGTCGATCTTCGGCTCCACCACGTACTCGATCACGGACTCCGGCCCCAGAAGCCGGCGCACGCGGTCATCGAAGTCCCGTACGTCCGCTTCGGCCGTGACACTGTTCAGGCTGAGCATCGGGATACGGTGCTCGTACGTGCCGAACTCCTCTAACGGTTTCGCACCGATCCGTTGCGTGGGTGAATCGTGCGTAATCAGCTCGGGGTGTCTTTGCTCCAGATCCACCAGCTCGGCGAACAGGCGGTCGTATTCAGCGTCCGCGATCTCCGGCGCATCCAGGACGTAATAGCGATAATTGTGATAGCGAATCAGCTCTCGTAACTCCTCTATTCGTTTCGTTACCGCCTCGTTATCCCCGTCGCCACCCATGTTTTTATATATTCGTCACCTGATACTTAATACACGAGGTATCAACCAGCATGGCAGCGGAGCGGAATAAAGAGGAGACGTTAATACCGAGCACGGATTACCTGGCCAGCGGCATTCATATCGGCACGCAGCAGAAGACCGGGGACATGAAGCGGTTCATCTACCAGGCGCGGCCGGATGGTTTGTATCTGCTGGATATCAGGCAGATGGATGAGCGGCTGCGACGTGCAGCGAAGTTTTTGGCGAATTACGACCCGAAAACGATTTTGGTGGTTGCGGCGCGCGAATACGGGCACCAGCCAGTGCGGATGTTCGCGGAGGTAACCGGCGCCGCGGCAAATGTCGAGCGGTTCATCCCGGGTACGTTGACCAATCCTGATAGCGCGCACTTCGTCGAGCCTGCCGTGCTGGTCGTGACGGACCCGATGACCGATGAGCAGTCCTTACGGGAAGCAGTGAGCATCGGTATCCCGATCGTTGCCCTCTGTGACGCGAACAATTCGACCTCGAATATCGATCTTATCATTCCGACGAACAACAAGGGCCGGAAGGCGCTTGCCACGGTTTACTGGCTGCTGGCGCGCGAGATGCTGCGCGAGCGGTACCGGCGTGCGGGCATGGAAGGCGAATTCACCTTTGCGTTTACGGCGGACGATTTTGAAGCTTCCCTGTAATGCCTCCGGGAGGTCAGGCGATGAGAAAGTCGGTAGTAGCAGGTTCCTGGTACGAGGGAGATGCAGACCGGTTGAACCGGCAGTTGCAGGGCTTCTTCGCGGACTTGCCGCGTGCGCTGCATGATCAGGTGCTCGGCGCGGTCGTGCCCCATGCGGGCTATCTGTATTCAGGCCGAGTAGCCGCGAGTGTTTACGCACGACTGCCGCCTGCGGACACTTATGTTCTCCTCGGGACCAATCACCAGGCTATCGGCTCACTCATAGCGGTGTCTGCCGAGCCCTGGGAGACGCCTCTGGGCGTGGTCGCGCCTGATGCGGCGTTCATAGAGGCGCTGCCGAGACGGCTCATTGCTGTGGACGAGACGGCGCACCGGTATGAGCATTCCATTGAGCTTCAGCTCCCGTTCCTCCAGTTCTGCTTCGGGCGATCGTTCCGCATCGTGCCGATCAGCATCGGGCTGGGTGACGAGGAAACGGTGCGTGAGATCGGTGACGATCTCGCCAGTACAATCGCCGCATATGACAAGCGCGTGATGATCATAGCGTCATCGGATTTCACGCATTACGAGCCCGAAAAGATCGCGCGTGACAAGGACGGTTACGTGATCGAAGCGATCACGGAGCTGGACGTGCCGAAGTTCTTCAAACGGGTGTACGAGCGGAACGTGACCGCGTGCGGCATTGCGCCGATCGGTGCGATGCTACAGGCAGTCAGGCGACTCGGCGCGACGAGCGGTATCGTGACCGCGTACATGACGAGCGGAGACATCACGGGCGAGCGTTCCAGCGTCGTGGGCTACGGCGGTATTATCCTTGTCTGAACTCTATTACCGCACCTTACCTACCGGCCCTGCAGAGCACGACACCCTGCGGCAGGCGGCATGAATATTGAATATGATAGATACATACCTTACCTATCTAGAACCACCATGGAGGAACTGAAGCGCGGCGCTGCGTTGATACCCGCCTGCAGGGTCTTCTTTGCGGAATACTTACAGAGCGACCTCTTCATCGAACATGCAGGCGCCACACAGCTCATAACGCCCACCGGTGCGTGCTGTCAGCGCCTCTACGCGGTAGGCGCGATAGAATCGGTGGAAGCACGGGGTACGGTCGTCCGGATACAGCTCAACGACAGTACCGCTTCCGTGCCCGTGTACGCGGCACAGGATCGCTATCCCGCGGAACCCGCAGCGGCTGGTACGGACGCCGGGCGGTATCTCGCGATCGCCGGTGCCGTCACGGTGCGTGCCGGCGCGGATGGCAGCAGACGCGCGCGTATTCTGGCCGAAGCGCTCGGGTTCGTTGATGACCGTGCACGAGCGGCCTGGCTCCTTGCGACTGCGCAGAGAACGCTGGCGCGTATCGAGCAGCTCCGAATCCTTTCGAGCGCCCCGAGCTCTTCCGGGCCGGGCGAGTGTGCGCGTGCGCATTACGCGCTCGATACTGAGCGTCTGGACGCGCTGTCGGGTACGGCGATAACCGCGGTCAGCGGCCTGCTGGCGCATTATCGTGCACAAACGCGAGCCTTGATTTTGGATCAGCTCACGAAGGCGGGCACGAGCGGGTTGGACCGGTCACGGGTGCTCGATCGGTTGCGGCGCGGTCACGGATTGCCGGAGACCTGGATCGGGGAGGTCATCGACGGGCTCATCTTCGCGGGCGAGTGCTCAGAATCGGAGAGCAGCGTGTTACGACGCATAAGTTAAGCAGTTGAGCAGTTCAGTGAGCGATTATGCGGTTTGTGCTGGTTACGCAGTCGCTGTAACCGGTGAAGAGCTGGTGCCAGAGTCGCATGCGTGTGCCCCGGACAGTCGAAGTTGCACCTGACCTGCTCTGCGGGTTAAGCGTGGTGGGGTGTTAAAGCAGTTACGGGAAAGAGATAAGTACCGTAACAGCCCCTCAGTGATACACATTGATGTTTGTTATTTGTTTGCGATTTGGATTTTTGAGCTTAGGATTTGTTTGTATTTTGGTATTTGTAATTTGGTATTTTGCCCTTGCGGTAGAGGTTATTATAGGCGCAGAACGGTATTATGCGCCCGTCCGGCAGCCCGTAGTGGATCACGCATTTTCGCACACGTGCGCAATCGAAGTTGTAGGGATCCATGAAGTGCATGGCGCCGACGAAGAGCAGCTTGAAGTGAAGATTGCTGAGGTCGTCGTACGCTTGGCTCTTGACGAAATCGATGAACAGGTCTTTAAGAAGACCGGAGTGGATCGTTCGTATCGCGCTGAGCAGGGAGATCCTGCCGCTTTTACGGTACGAGTCGGCCAGACGTTCAATATCCACGTACTTCGTAAGCGGCTCCACCGTGCCGGTATCGGTATCGAGCACAAGGTATGAGAATGCGCCGCAGGAGAAATGGCAGCCCACATCGGCTTTGCCCAGCGTGCCCAGTAACACGCTCATCACAGACGGCGGATAGAAATCGCTCTGCTGCAGGAAATCAGTCTGTGCCGCGATGTTGCTGATGATATCGGAGACCGTGATCCGCTCCGCTGGACGGTGATTCGTCCGTCCGCAGAAGGAGATTGGTTGGAAATTAACGCCGCGGACAATGTCGCTGTTCGCGATGGCGAACCGTAAAATGTCTCCGATCTGGTCGTCGTTCACGCCCTTGACGATAGTAGGCACGAGCACGATCGCGGGCTTCGGACCTGCCTGCCGGTGGTTCTCGATCGCCTGCTTCTTGACCTCAAGCAGTTTGCGACCCCGTAAGCTCAGGTAGGGCGCCTCAGTCACACCATCGAACTGGAGATAGACCACACTCAAGCCTGCAGACTCCATCGCGCTGCAGAAGGCGGGGCTCGCAGCCATCTTCAGCCCGTTCGTGTTCACCTCCACGTGCTCGAATTTCGTGCGTGCGTAAGCGATCAGCTCCGGGAGATCTGATCTGAGCGTGGGCTCGCCACCACTGAACTGGAGCCCTGAAGCGTTCGTGCTCGCGGCGAACGTGTCAATGATCGCCTTGATAGACGCCGGTGACAGATCAGGTTCCACGAGGTCGTTCTCGCTCTTAGCGAAGCAGGTTGGGCAGCTCAGGTTGCAGCGTTCCGTAACATCGATCACGCCCAGGACCGTTTGTGATTCGTGGTTCGTGCAGAGGCCGCAGGCGAAGGAGCATGCGGCATCATGCTCTGGTTCCCCTGCGCCCGGGCGTCCCGCGCCTGAGAGATCCCGGGCTTCGAATGCACGGTATAGCTCGTAATCTGACCATACGAGGTCTTTGAACACGCCGTGCTCTGCGCAGCGCTTCTCGAGCCATACCGCGCCCTTAGCTTCGTACACCTTTGCCTCGAGGGGTTCATAGCAGATGGGGCAGATGCTCGTGGTGGAGCGAATGCGGGTCATGGTCCACGATAATGCGCGTTGTGTACCTTTCATTATAATAACGGGTACTGATATATCCCGCACCGCCGGCGAGATATCCTACGACTCGTTCATCGAGGGCGGGACCCGGGACGAACTCCCTATACACATGCCAGAGATTCGCGGCGAATACGTCCAAGGTTAGTCGACCGTTGTCCCGATGCGGTATCGCAACCGTAGAGAACGGTTTCACTTTGTTTCCTCCTCCGTGAGCATTTGTTTGAGTTGGGGTTCGAGCACGGGAAGACGTTCCTTGATCACCTTCCAAACGATTTCGTAGTCAACCCCGAAGTAAAAATGAATGAGTTTATCACGCATCTTCGCGATCTCGCTCCACGGGATCTCCCTGTAGTTCTGCCTGAGTTCATGCGGTATGTTCTTAGCAGCCTCACCCATGATTTCAAGCTTGCGAACGACCGCACCGAGGTCTTATCGTCCTCGACGAACTCCTCGTAGGCCATATCACCGACGAATTCGTCGATCTTCTCAATACAGTCGAGTATATCTCCCGTAGATAGAGTGAGTAGTCACGTTTCATGCGTATACGACCTCGTTTAAGATCCGCTCACGCAGCTCTTTGCGCACCACTGGCTTTCGTACCAGCTCTACCTTCTTCCGCAACACCCGCTGGAGGTACCGTTCAAGATTGATGAAGTCAAGGAGATCAGGCACTTCATAGAAGTCCACGAGTATGTCCACATCGCTTTCGGTTGTTTGCTCACTGCGCACAAAGGAGCCAAACACGCCGATCTCTTTTACCTTGTACCGCTCCTTCAAGATGTGTTTGTGCGCTTTTATGGTGGCTAACAACTCGTGTACGCTTTTATCCATTTTCTTTTCCCTTTATGGTGGTCATAGACGATATCTTCACGGTAATCTCCAACCTCTTGTTTTATAGATACGCAACCTCGCGAAGCACCTGTTTGCCGATCCGCGGCTTGAGCGCCGATTTCATCACCAAATCTACCTTAAAGCCTAATAGTCCGTCCGCTCAAGTAATGCTCCAGGTGAATGAATTTTAAAAGCCCTATGTGTGCTTCGAACTCCACGAGGAGATCAAGATCGCTCGATCCAAGAAGCGGTTTATTGTGTGTGGTGTGCAGATAACGACGATACACTTATTCTCTCGCCGGT
The nucleotide sequence above comes from Methanomicrobia archaeon. Encoded proteins:
- a CDS encoding 30S ribosomal protein S2, with protein sequence MAAERNKEETLIPSTDYLASGIHIGTQQKTGDMKRFIYQARPDGLYLLDIRQMDERLRRAAKFLANYDPKTILVVAAREYGHQPVRMFAEVTGAAANVERFIPGTLTNPDSAHFVEPAVLVVTDPMTDEQSLREAVSIGIPIVALCDANNSTSNIDLIIPTNNKGRKALATVYWLLAREMLRERYRRAGMEGEFTFAFTADDFEASL
- a CDS encoding MEMO1 family protein, whose product is MRKSVVAGSWYEGDADRLNRQLQGFFADLPRALHDQVLGAVVPHAGYLYSGRVAASVYARLPPADTYVLLGTNHQAIGSLIAVSAEPWETPLGVVAPDAAFIEALPRRLIAVDETAHRYEHSIELQLPFLQFCFGRSFRIVPISIGLGDEETVREIGDDLASTIAAYDKRVMIIASSDFTHYEPEKIARDKDGYVIEAITELDVPKFFKRVYERNVTACGIAPIGAMLQAVRRLGATSGIVTAYMTSGDITGERSSVVGYGGIILV
- a CDS encoding radical SAM protein, whose product is MKGTQRALSWTMTRIRSTTSICPICYEPLEAKVYEAKGAVWLEKRCAEHGVFKDLVWSDYELYRAFEARDLSGAGRPGAGEPEHDAACSFACGLCTNHESQTVLGVIDVTERCNLSCPTCFAKSENDLVEPDLSPASIKAIIDTFAASTNASGLQFSGGEPTLRSDLPELIAYARTKFEHVEVNTNGLKMAASPAFCSAMESAGLSVVYLQFDGVTEAPYLSLRGRKLLEVKKQAIENHRQAGPKPAIVLVPTIVKGVNDDQIGDILRFAIANSDIVRGVNFQPISFCGRTNHRPAERITVSDIISNIAAQTDFLQQSDFYPPSVMSVLLGTLGKADVGCHFSCGAFSYLVLDTDTGTVEPLTKYVDIERLADSYRKSGRISLLSAIRTIHSGLLKDLFIDFVKSQAYDDLSNLHFKLLFVGAMHFMDPYNFDCARVRKCVIHYGLPDGRIIPFCAYNNLYRKGKIPNYKYQNTNKS
- a CDS encoding nucleotidyltransferase, whose protein sequence is MDKSVHELLATIKAHKHILKERYKVKEIGVFGSFVRSEQTTESDVDILVDFYEVPDLLDFINLERYLQRVLRKKVELVRKPVVRKELRERILNEVVYA